The Paenibacillus sp. FSL W8-0426 region AATGGGCACCGTGAATCTGCGTGCATTCCATAGCGGGAACCATGTCTTTATTGAGATCGAGGATGATGGCAAAGGAATCTATCGCGAAAAATTGTTGAAAACGGCGATTTCCCGAGGAGTCATTACCGAAGAGCAGGGAGCCAAAATGAGTGACGATGAAGTCAACCAGCTTTTGTTTGCTCCGGGCTTCAGCACAGCAGATAAAATTTCGGACATCTCCGGACGGGGCGTGGGACTGGATGTCGTTAAATCCAAAATCACCTCGCTTGGCGGCAATGTAACGATTCACTCGACGCCGGGCAAAGGCACGAATTTCTCGGTCCAACTGCCACTGACGTTGTCCATCATTGCAGCGATGCTTGTGCGCCTCGGTTCAGAGAAATATGCCATTCCTCTTTCTTCCATCGTAGAGACGGCCATCGTGCAGCGTGAGCAGGTACGCAACATTCACGGCAACAAGATGATTACGTTCCGGGAATCCCTTATTCCTTACCTTTCGTTAAGCGAGGTGTTTGGTGTACCCGATTTCAATGATGCCGATGAGAAAGAAACCGAAATCGTGGTTATTCGCAAAGGCGATCGCCTGGCAGCGGTGTCCGTTGAAGAATTTATCGGTCAGAGCGAAATCGTGCTGAAATCGATGGGGAATTATCTGCCTGCGATTGAAGGAATCTCTGGAGCTACGATCCTGGGTGATGGACAAGTTGCGCTTATCGTAGACCCCAATGCATTTATCAAATAAACATCATTTCCTAGCCTTACATTAATAAGGAGGTTTTATCCATGGATCAAGAATTGAAAGTCATCGTCTTCAAACTCGGTTCCGAAGAGTACGGCGTAGAGGTGGAAAAGGTTCAGACGATTGAGCGCATGATGCCGATTACCCGGGTACCCAATACGTACTCTTTCGTAAAAGGCGTCATCAACCTGCGCGGCGTGGTCATTCCCGTCATTGACCTCCGCGGCCGGTTTTCCTTGCCTGAAACGGAATATACCGATCAAACAAGAATCGTCATCGTCGCAGTAGGCGATATGCAGGTCGGCTTCATCGTAGACGCGGCCAACGACGTCATTGACATCAAGAGCAGTTCCATCGACAATCCCCCGGAAGTGGTTGGCGGCGTAAAAGCGAGATACTTGCGCGGCGTGGCCAAATTGGAGAATGAACGGTTGCTCATCATGCTTAACCTGAATGAAGTATTAAGCAGAAGCGAAATCGTTCAGCTGGAAAGCGTCGAGGGCTAAACCGTGGAAATATTCAACCGATTTGAGGGTATCCAGTTGGATGTGCTCAAAGAGGTCGGTAACATTGGAGCTGGCAACGCCGCTACGGCGTTGTCCCAGCTTTTGAACAAACCGATCGATATGGGCGTACCGACTGTGGAAATGCTTCCTTTTGAAAAAGTTGCGGATAAGGTCGGCGGCGATGAGCGCATCGTGGTCACGGTGTTCCTCCGGGTGGAAGGTGAGGCGCCTGGCAACCTGTTTTTCATGATGGCTCCGGAAGCCGCCAAAATGCTGTTGAACCGGCTTGCCGGTTTTGAATTGAAGGAAGGTCTCGAGTTTACAGAAATGGAGCAGTCGGCTTTATCCGAAATTGGAAACATGTTGGCTGGCTCCTATCTGTCATCCTTAGCTGACTTTACCGGATTGTCCATGTATCCTACCGTTCCCGGATTGGCTGTCGATATGGCTGGGGCCATTCTTAGCTACGGGCTGTTGCAGTTCGGGGAAATGGGGGACGACGCATTGCTCATTGACACCTCCTTTCTTGAAGGACAGGATCAAGTAGAGGGCCAATTTTTCCTGATTCCCGATCCTGCGTCATTCGCCAAGATTTTTGAGTCTTTAGGGGTGCCGCTGGATTATGATTGAAGACAAAAACATCGTCAAGGTCGGAATGGCGGATTTGAACATAGCCAAACTTCCCGGCATTATTCGAACGACAGGCCTGGGATCTTGCGTGGGTTTAACGATGTACGATCCGCAGCTGAAGCTTGCCGGGATGGCACACGTTATGCTCCCAACGTCGGAAATCGCAAGAGAGGGAAACGTAAACAAGGCGAAATATGCAGATACCGCATTGCCCGAGCTCTTGGAGAAAATGCTGCAGTTAGGGGCTTCCCAGTCACGGATCGTATCCAAAATGGCCGGCGGCTCCCAAATGTTTTCTTTCTCGGGAGCAGGAGAGACGATGCGCATCGGGCCGAGAAATGCCGAGTCTTGCCGGGAATGGCTGGAGAAGCTTAAAATACCGCTTGTTGCCGAAGATACCGGTGGTAATTATGGCCGTACCATTGAAATGGATTGCGAAACCGGGCTTTTGACTATTCGAAGCGTACAAATGGGTGTAAAGGAACTATAAACATATGATTGGAAACTACCGCATTAATCTTGGAGCAGGCATAGTCGGATTTATTCTGACTTTTTTTGTAGCATATAGCAGCAATGTGTTCGTGACCAGTTTAATTCGCGGGTTCATCGGATTCGTAGTCTGGTTTGTTCTTGCATATGGTCTACGCTGGGTGTTGGGCATGCTGCTGGCTCCTTCCCCGGAACATAATGGGTTCGATGTTGATTCCCTGAATAATCAGGCTGTCAAAGGTTCGCAGATGGACATCACACTTGAAGGCGATGGAGAAGAGCTGAACGACTTGCTCAAGAATGGACAGAACGCTTCCGCCGAGGCAGATCTTCCGACATCCGATAACACGAAGACGGATTTCACGCCATTAAACCCGCCGAAACTTGTGCGGACGAAAGAGCCGGAAGAGTTGGCGCAAGCTGTTCGTCACCTGACAGACAAATAAGGAGGGTGAAGGCAATTGAACGAGCGTAAAGCTGCACATTTGAACCATGCTGATCTATGGGAAAAGTGGAAGGAACATGGAGATCTTGATGCGAAGAAAAGTTTGATTGAAAAATATTTGCACATTGTTAATTACGTTTCTGGCAGATTAGCCGTTGGTTTGCCTAAAAACGTACCTAAAGATGATCTCGAGAGCAACGGCGTCATGGGGCTGATCGATGCGCTCGAGAAGTTTGATTATGAAAGAGGCCTTCAATTCGAAACGTATGCTTCCTGGCGGGTGCGAGGGGCCATTCTTGACGGGCTGCGCCAAGGCGACTGGGTCCCACGTTCCGTTAGGGAGAAGGCCAAACGGATCGAAGACGCGTATCAACAACTGGAACAGACGTATCTGCGCTCTGTGACCGATGAAGAAATGAGCCAGTACCTGGATGTGTCCACAAAGGACTTTCAGCATATGCTTCAGGAGGTGGCCGTGATGTCATTGTGTTCCCTGGAAGACCCGATCCGGGAGGAAGAATCCGAAACGCGGCTTTCTTTAATGGTAGATGAAAAGGCCAAAAACCCGGACTACAAAGTGAACGAGTTTTATTTGAAGGAAGCACTGGTGCAGGGATTGGAAAAGCTGACCGTAAAGGAACGGACGGTGGTGTCCCTCTTGTATTATGAGGACCTTTCGCTCAGCGAGATCGCCGAGGTCATGTCCCTTTCCCCGTCGCGGATTTCGCAGCTGCATTCCAAGGCGATATTAAGACTGCGCGGAACGTTGGACAAACAGAAGGAATTGCTGCTGAGCAGGGACTAAAATAGAAAATGATACGAATTTAGGGAGTGGAAGGTCTAATAAGGGGGAAGAGCTGCATTGACACAGCCGAATGCGTTGGAACAATGTCTGAGCGTTGTATTCTCTGAAGACAAAAGCAAAGCTTACTTGGAATTATCGAAACATGAAGAGGGTCAGGAAATCGCTCTGGAAGAACTGGAAATGTTTATCGCAAGTCAGGGGATCAAGTATGGCATCATAAAGGAAGCCCTGCTCGCTTTTGTTGCACAGCCCGAAAAGCATATCCATGTACGTTATTTATTTGCCGAAGGAATCGCTCCGGTTGCAGGCAAGGACGGTTTTATCAAACTGCATGCGGGGTTGGAGGAACACAGCGAACACCGTCCGCTGGAAGCCGAGGATGGCAAGGTGGACTATAAGGAAGTCACTCGCCTTGACAACGTTCGTTCCGGACAGATTATCGCCGAACGGGTTCCCCCGGAAGAAGGCACCCCTGGTACCGCGGTAACGGGTGAAACCATTCCTTTTCGTCCAGGAAAAGAAGCCCGGTTTAAAGTGGGAAAAAACGTCGTTGTTAATCCGGATGGCTCCGCAATGTATGCCGCGATTGACGGGCTTGTGACCAAAACGGAAGATCACAAGTTAAATGTGTTCCCTGTATACGAAATTAATGGCGACGTTGATTATAGCACCGGCAATGTTGATTTCGTAGGGACCGTGGTCATCCGTGGCAACGTGCTGACGGGTTTCAAAGTTAAAGCAGCCGGCGACATACGCGTTGTAGGTGGAGTCGAAGGAGCAGAGTTGGAAGCCGGAGGTTCCGTAGAAATTACGGGCGGGATCATTGGATATAACAAAGGGCATGTGCATGCCGGACATAACGTGAAATGCACGTTTGTTCAGGAAGGGCATGTCGATGCCGGCGAAGATGTTCTCGTATCCCAAAGCATCATGCATTCCAGCATACGTGCAGGCCGTAACGTGATCTGTGCCGGAACGAAAGGGCTGATCGTCGGCGGGACGATCCAGGCCGGTGAGAATGTTTCCGCGCGCATTGTCGGAAACAGCATGTCCACGGTGACCTCCATTGAGGTCGGTGTTTTACCCAAACTTCGCAATGAGCTGAACGATTTGCGCTCGAATTTGCGAACCCATATGGATTCGTTGGACAAAACGAGGAAAGCACTGGCCCTTTTGGACCAACTGGCCGCATCGGGCCAGCTGAGCCCTGACAAAATGGCCATGCGGATCAAGCTTACTGCCACTCAGAAATCTTCGATGCGTCAAAACGAGGAAACGAAACACCGCATCCTGGAAATCGAGAAGATTCTAGAAAATACGAGCATGGCGCGCGTCGATATTTTCAAGACCATCTATGGTGGCTCTAAGATAGTTATCGGCAGATACACCAAATTTGTTAAAGATCCGGTCCATCGAATTTCATTTTATTACAGTGATGGAGACATTGTGACGGTTCCATACGTTTGATCTCACGATTCGAGTTCAGGAAGTTCCATTCGAAACCCAAGAGGTGAGCGCATGAGTTTCAAGGCGGTAGAACTGCAGATCGCGGTGCCTAGAACGAGTGAAGCTGGGCGTTACCAAAATGAGTACCAACAGAGGCCGATGCTGGATCAGCAAATGATTGCGGAGCAAACAGCCAAGGAAGCTCAGGCATCGAGTCAGCGCAGCACTGCGGTGGACGAAACGGCGGATGCTGCGGTGAGGGATGGCCAGTCCCACCAAGGAGAACGCCATGGTGGCACATTGACGAGCGATGTGGAAGAAACCGGGGAGCAACAGCCCAAGCTTGCCGAGCATCCGTTTAAAGGGAAACATATCGATCTGTCCTTCTGAGATGATGGCATGGACTTTTTTTGAAACAGGATGAGCATAAGGAGAGATTCGATGTCACCGTGGATTATTATTGTCATACTGGGAGGCTGTGCCATCGTTTACGCTCTGATTCAGCCGAAGAAAAACAAGAATGAAGTACCGGAACAGAAGCTTGTTCAAGAAATGGAGGCAACGCTTGAGCATTATATGGCCGAAATCGAGAGGGATAACGATACTCTGATTCAGCGCGTTGCCGAAATGAAGGGAGAAGCCGCGGCTGCGGATCAGCGCATGCAGGCCCAGCTTGATGAACTGGAAAAACGGTTGAAGGGACTTGAAGAGGCCCGGGTTGAAGCAGTGAACGAAGTTTATGTCCGGAATGCGATCTCCGAAGCGCCGGCAGGAGAAACCAAGGAGACCGCGTTTCAACCTTCTTTGGCGGCTGCCGAGCAGCCAAAGATGGATGAATTGCCCGATCCCCAACGCGAAACCATCAAAGCGCGGTATGCGGAGTTGTTCCGGCTGCATGGAGAAGGGAAATCCATGGATGCCATCGCAAAACACACGGGGATTCAACGCGGAGAAGTGCAGCTGATCTTACAGCTTGCAGAACGGGAGGAGAGCTGACGCATGGACAAGCGCTCCCTATGGATCGGAATTGGCAGCGGCATGATTGTCGGAGCGGTATTGCTTCAGCTTGCCAACGTGGGACAAAATGCTTTAGCCGATAACGGTTTGGAGCCTAAGCAGGTTTCGTCGTTATCAAGGGAACAGCTGGAGAATGCTGCGAAGAGCATGAATCTCAAGCTGGTTGACAATGATGCAGAGCTCTATACCGAGACCGAATGGGTGGAAAAAAAGAAACAAGAGAGCAGCACGCTGCAGGGAGAGACGGCAACTGCGCCGAAAGAGACGGAGCCGGCCGAAAAACCCGAAACCCCTATTGATCCGCAGCAGCCTTCTGCAGATGCTGCGGATTCGCCAACACAAACGAGCAAACCCGAAACCTCAAAGCCTACCGCCCCTGCGGAACCGAAGAAACAGGTCTCTTTTCGGATCCGTTCGGGAAGCACACTTGTGATGGTAGCGGAAAATCTCGAAAAAGCAGGCATTGTGGATGATGCCGAAAGCTTCATCAAAGCAGGCCGGGAAGCAAAGATTAACACCAAAATACAAGTAGGCACCTACTCTCTTGAAAAAGGTGAAAGCTACCAGTCCATCATCGACAAAATCATCAAAGAACCGTCAAGCTGAGCTTGCTCAGACAGGACGGTTCTTTGCTTGCAGCGGCAGATGCAGGAGCGGATAGAAACATTCGAGGTAAATGTTGCAACCAACAATTTCTTGTGTTATATTAGATAACGGTGTTAAAACACACGCATGGCTAATTTTGTTGAGGGTGCTTTCCTGATGGAGAGTCTTGGCAAAAAATGATGCCTGCGGAGGGACACAATAAAAACCATATTAGGAGGTGTGTGAAGATGGCAGTAATCTCCATGAAGCAGCTTCTTGAAGCTGGGGTACACTTCGGTCACCAAACTCGTCGTTGGAACCCAAAAATGGATCGTTATATCTTCACCGAAAGAAACGGAATCTACATTATCGACTTGCAAAAAACAGTTAAAAAAGTCGAGGAAGCTTACAACTTCGTTAAAGGAATCGCAGCTGAAAATGGTACAATCCTGTTCGTAGGAACCAAAAAACAAGCTCAAGATTCCGTTAAAGAAGAAGCTGAGCGCGCTGGTCAATTCTACATCAACCAACGTTGGTTGGGTGGTACTCTGACAAACTTCCAAACGATTCAAAAACGTATCGATCGTTTGAAACAATTGGAAGCTTGGGAAGAGGACGGCACTTTCGGCGTATTGCCTAAAAAAGAAGTTATCTTGCTTCGCAAAGAAAAAGATCGTCTGGAGAAATTCCTCGGCGGTATTAAAAATATGAAAGGCCTGCCAAGCGCCCTGTTCATCATCGATCCTCGCAAAGAGCGTATCGCTGTTGCCGAAGCTCGCAAATTGGGTATCCCAATCGTTGGTATCGTTGATACAAACTGCGATCCAGACGAGATCGATTATGTTATTCCAGGTAACGACGACGCGATCCGTGCCGTTAAGTTGCTGACAGGTAAAATGGCTGATGCCGTAATCGAAGCTCACCAAGGCGAAGAAACATCCGCTTAATCGAGCTCGCATTATACCTTAAGAATTAAATGAAAAGGGTGGTTGGTAGGTGGATAACCTCTCACTGCCCTTTTTTTAGAGTGTACTTACAAAACTCATTTTGGAGGGAATTAACAATGGCAGTAAATGCGAGTGCAGTAAAAGAACTTCGTGAAAAAACAGGCGCAGGTATGCTGGATTGCAAAAAAGCGCTGGAAGAAGCAAACGGTGACCTGACAAAAGCGGCTGAACTGTTGCGTGAAAAAGGTCTGGCAGCTGCGGCAAACAAAGCTGGCCGTGCAGCAACTGAAGGTACAGTGGAATCCTATATTCATGCCGGCGGACGGATCGGCGTTCTGGTTGAAGTTAACTGCGAAACGGACTTCGTAGGTAAAACAGACCAATTTAAAGAGTTTGTTAAAGATATCGCAATGCAAATTGCAGCAGCAAGCCCTAAATTCGTAAGCCGCGAAGAAGTTTCCACGGAAGAGTTGGAAAAAGAAAAAGAAATCCTGAGAGCACAAGCACTGAACGAAGGCAAGCCTGAAAAAATCGTTGAGAAAATGGTTGAAGGCCGCATCGGCAAATACTACGAAGAGTTCTGTTTGCTGGAGCAACCTTTTGTTAAAGACCCTGACAAAACGATTTCTCAATTGCTGAATGAAAAAATCAGCCAAATCGGTGAAAATATCTCCATCCGTCGTTTCGTTCGTTACGAACTGGGTGAAGGCCTGGAGAAAAAAGTCGACAACTTCGTAGAAGAAGTTATGTCCCAAGTAAACAAGTAAGCAATAACGAATGATTGCCGGTTAGTCAAAATGCTTTTCGAAGATATAAGAATGAACAAACTTCGAAGCTCGCAACTCCCTTATATCTAAGGAAAACAATGCCTTTCCGGATCATCGTTTTTCCTAAAAAGAGTGGAACACAAGCTGTGTTCCTTTCTTTTTAAGCAGGAGGCTACGCGCGAGAAGTTTTGTTGATTGAACGCCGGAGGCGCTCAATTCAAAGTGGAGGGTGAACAATTGGAACAGCCAGTATTTAAACGCGTTGTATTAAAGGTTAGTGGGGAATCCCTTTCTGGCCAAAACGGCTACGGTATTGATGCAGAGACGATCTCTTCGATTGCCCAGCAGGTAAAGGAAGTTGTTGAATTGGGCGTCGAAGTCGCTATCGTATGTGGCGGCGGCAACATCTGGCGCGGTATCGCCGGAAGCGAAAACGGCATTGACCGGGCAACGGCCGATTATATGGGTATGCTGGCAACAGTCATGAACTCGCTCGCCCTGCAGGATGCACTCGAACAAATCGATGTGCCTACGCGCGTGCAAACATCCATTGCGATGCAGCAAATTGCAGAACCGTACATTCGTCGTAGAGCCATTCGTCATCTGGAGAAAGGCCGGGTCGTTATTTTTGCAGCAGGTACAGGTAACCCGTTCTTTTCCACGGATACAACAGCGGCGCTGCGCGCAGCGGAGATTGAAGCTGAAGTCATCCTGATGGCTAAAAACAAAGTGGATGGCGTCTACTCGGCAGATCCATTCAAGGATAGCAAGGCTGAGAAATACGAGCAGCTGACGTACCTTGATGTACTTAATAAAAATCTAGGCGTGATGGACTCGACAGCGTCTTCGCTCTGCATGGACAATAACATTCCGTTGATTGTATTTGCCATTACAGAGCAAGGCAACATCAAACGCGTTGTTCTTGGCGAACGGATTGGAACAATCGTTAAAGGGAGTGTAGATTAATGCCACAAGCAGTTAAAAAAAGTGCTGAAGAACGTATGGAAAAGGCCATTCAGGCATTGCGTCGCGATCTTGCGACTCTGCGTGCCGGACGTGCCAGCTCAGCTCTGTTGGACCGAATTCAAGTTGAATATTACGGCGCGATGACGCCTCTCAACCAGTTGGCCAACATCAGTACGCCGGATTCCCGTACGCTGATGATTCAGCCTTGGGATAAATCTTCGATGAGCGACATTGAGCGCGCGATCATGAAATCCGATCTCGGGCTTACGCCTGCAAATGACGGAAGCATGATTCGCCTGTCCATTCCTCCGTTGACTGAAGAGCGCAGAGCCGAACTTGTCAAACTTACCAAAAAGTTCGGTGAAGAAAGCAAAGTGGCCATTCGAAACATTCGGCGCGATGCAAATGATGACATCAAAAAAATGGAAAAGTCGGACATTTCCGAGGACGAATCCCGGAGACATCAAGACGATATCCAGAAATCGACGGACAAGTTTATCGCTGAAGTCGATAAGGTACTCGCTGCCAAAGAAAAAGAAATTATGGAAGTGTAAGACAAGCGCAGCCCCTCCGATACGGTGGGGTTTTGTCTCTTTTTCCAAGCTTCAGGTGAAGAAACTTCAAGGATTTTGGAGGAACAGGAATGATCAAACGGGTTCGGTCGTGGTGGAATG contains the following coding sequences:
- the pyrH gene encoding UMP kinase — protein: MEQPVFKRVVLKVSGESLSGQNGYGIDAETISSIAQQVKEVVELGVEVAIVCGGGNIWRGIAGSENGIDRATADYMGMLATVMNSLALQDALEQIDVPTRVQTSIAMQQIAEPYIRRRAIRHLEKGRVVIFAAGTGNPFFSTDTTAALRAAEIEAEVILMAKNKVDGVYSADPFKDSKAEKYEQLTYLDVLNKNLGVMDSTASSLCMDNNIPLIVFAITEQGNIKRVVLGERIGTIVKGSVD
- a CDS encoding FapA family protein, with protein sequence MTQPNALEQCLSVVFSEDKSKAYLELSKHEEGQEIALEELEMFIASQGIKYGIIKEALLAFVAQPEKHIHVRYLFAEGIAPVAGKDGFIKLHAGLEEHSEHRPLEAEDGKVDYKEVTRLDNVRSGQIIAERVPPEEGTPGTAVTGETIPFRPGKEARFKVGKNVVVNPDGSAMYAAIDGLVTKTEDHKLNVFPVYEINGDVDYSTGNVDFVGTVVIRGNVLTGFKVKAAGDIRVVGGVEGAELEAGGSVEITGGIIGYNKGHVHAGHNVKCTFVQEGHVDAGEDVLVSQSIMHSSIRAGRNVICAGTKGLIVGGTIQAGENVSARIVGNSMSTVTSIEVGVLPKLRNELNDLRSNLRTHMDSLDKTRKALALLDQLAASGQLSPDKMAMRIKLTATQKSSMRQNEETKHRILEIEKILENTSMARVDIFKTIYGGSKIVIGRYTKFVKDPVHRISFYYSDGDIVTVPYV
- the tsf gene encoding translation elongation factor Ts, yielding MAVNASAVKELREKTGAGMLDCKKALEEANGDLTKAAELLREKGLAAAANKAGRAATEGTVESYIHAGGRIGVLVEVNCETDFVGKTDQFKEFVKDIAMQIAAASPKFVSREEVSTEELEKEKEILRAQALNEGKPEKIVEKMVEGRIGKYYEEFCLLEQPFVKDPDKTISQLLNEKISQIGENISIRRFVRYELGEGLEKKVDNFVEEVMSQVNK
- a CDS encoding chemotaxis protein CheC; this translates as MEIFNRFEGIQLDVLKEVGNIGAGNAATALSQLLNKPIDMGVPTVEMLPFEKVADKVGGDERIVVTVFLRVEGEAPGNLFFMMAPEAAKMLLNRLAGFELKEGLEFTEMEQSALSEIGNMLAGSYLSSLADFTGLSMYPTVPGLAVDMAGAILSYGLLQFGEMGDDALLIDTSFLEGQDQVEGQFFLIPDPASFAKIFESLGVPLDYD
- a CDS encoding chemotaxis protein CheD; its protein translation is MIEDKNIVKVGMADLNIAKLPGIIRTTGLGSCVGLTMYDPQLKLAGMAHVMLPTSEIAREGNVNKAKYADTALPELLEKMLQLGASQSRIVSKMAGGSQMFSFSGAGETMRIGPRNAESCREWLEKLKIPLVAEDTGGNYGRTIEMDCETGLLTIRSVQMGVKEL
- the frr gene encoding ribosome recycling factor, with product MPQAVKKSAEERMEKAIQALRRDLATLRAGRASSALLDRIQVEYYGAMTPLNQLANISTPDSRTLMIQPWDKSSMSDIERAIMKSDLGLTPANDGSMIRLSIPPLTEERRAELVKLTKKFGEESKVAIRNIRRDANDDIKKMEKSDISEDESRRHQDDIQKSTDKFIAEVDKVLAAKEKEIMEV
- a CDS encoding FliA/WhiG family RNA polymerase sigma factor — encoded protein: MNERKAAHLNHADLWEKWKEHGDLDAKKSLIEKYLHIVNYVSGRLAVGLPKNVPKDDLESNGVMGLIDALEKFDYERGLQFETYASWRVRGAILDGLRQGDWVPRSVREKAKRIEDAYQQLEQTYLRSVTDEEMSQYLDVSTKDFQHMLQEVAVMSLCSLEDPIREEESETRLSLMVDEKAKNPDYKVNEFYLKEALVQGLEKLTVKERTVVSLLYYEDLSLSEIAEVMSLSPSRISQLHSKAILRLRGTLDKQKELLLSRD
- a CDS encoding chemotaxis protein CheW, with protein sequence MDQELKVIVFKLGSEEYGVEVEKVQTIERMMPITRVPNTYSFVKGVINLRGVVIPVIDLRGRFSLPETEYTDQTRIVIVAVGDMQVGFIVDAANDVIDIKSSSIDNPPEVVGGVKARYLRGVAKLENERLLIMLNLNEVLSRSEIVQLESVEG
- the rpsB gene encoding 30S ribosomal protein S2; translation: MAVISMKQLLEAGVHFGHQTRRWNPKMDRYIFTERNGIYIIDLQKTVKKVEEAYNFVKGIAAENGTILFVGTKKQAQDSVKEEAERAGQFYINQRWLGGTLTNFQTIQKRIDRLKQLEAWEEDGTFGVLPKKEVILLRKEKDRLEKFLGGIKNMKGLPSALFIIDPRKERIAVAEARKLGIPIVGIVDTNCDPDEIDYVIPGNDDAIRAVKLLTGKMADAVIEAHQGEETSA
- a CDS encoding peptidase, which gives rise to MDKRSLWIGIGSGMIVGAVLLQLANVGQNALADNGLEPKQVSSLSREQLENAAKSMNLKLVDNDAELYTETEWVEKKKQESSTLQGETATAPKETEPAEKPETPIDPQQPSADAADSPTQTSKPETSKPTAPAEPKKQVSFRIRSGSTLVMVAENLEKAGIVDDAESFIKAGREAKINTKIQVGTYSLEKGESYQSIIDKIIKEPSS